Genomic segment of Trichoderma breve strain T069 chromosome 7 map unlocalized scaffold00007, whole genome shotgun sequence:
GGCCGTCAAAGAGCACCGAGGGGCTAATAgcctgcttctttctcttcctttcctcCACAGTAGATGGCGGCTCCCATTTCCATTCGCTGGGAACCCAGGCAACGTCAAAGTGCCATAGCGGGGGAAATGTTGACGACGAGGGCATAATTTCCGTCATGTTGCGCTTGCCTAGCTGGCGACGGCGGCTCTCGAGGGGCCCAGAGTGCGAGCTGAGTCGTCGACATGATGCAGCAGCGGAGAATTGGCGGTGATAGTGCTCAATGGCCTGCCGAAGCATCGAGTCTGTGATCCAGATGGCGGACGAGTGAGAAACACGTCCCACGGGGCGGCATTGCGCCGCGGACCGCACTGGCATTGCAGCGCCGCGGACGAGGGAATTTGACGGGAAGGCGGTGGGAATTATCTTCAAGCCATTGCAGTGGCATTCGGGGTTAGGGAAATATGACAGCGCTTCGGCGTCTTGGTGAGCTGTTGCTTGCTTGGATATTGGAAGCTTCCATCAAGAATTCGATACATGGGTTTGGATGGCCCGCGGGCTGTCGGGAAAAACTGTAGTTCCGGTGGGGGCGGGTGGAGGTAAAAGGACAGGTACAGAGGGTACGGATGTACTCCACGGATGTACTCCGGATGGTACCAGATGAGGTACATTTGGCACGGGTAATTGCTGACAGCATCCCAACTCTGCTAGCCTCTAGGGGTCCAGCGCCCCAGCGATTGCCCGAGTTCAAGTATATCCGCTACTATCGATATTTTAAtctagcatctgctactattgctatatttctctattcGTAGTTTCtgatattatttaatatcTATCCATCACTGATGTACcagttaaaaataaaatgacatgggatgctggatagcagAGTTGGGGTGATGGCAGCCAGCATTTCCCATGGCACGGAGCACCGGGTACCTTGCCTGCAATTTGCACGGGCCATGTACACAAGGGTCCTCGTTTCCCCCCGTACCGTCTCCTTACTGTAGAACGTACTGCCTGATACAGGTCGCATGTCATGCACCAATCGGGACGCATGCGACATGCAATATGGAGAAAGTATCGAGCGCACCTCCGCCAAGGTGTCAGTGACATTAACATTAACACATCGCACCGCCTCACTCAGCACACGCAGCCCCCGTCTTCCAATCTCGGAGCTCCAAATGAGCTGACGGGGCAGATCCATGCATGGCCGATCCATCCTTGCACATGATCCCGAGCGACCGCAAGCGACTGTGAAGCTGCTGGTTATTTGCATTCGCTAGTCCGCAGGGCACGCGAACCGCCAGCCCGCTTTCGCTTCCCTCCCCTGAACATCAAAAAGAGACTCTCTTCTGTTTCACTGACTTCTCCCTGAAACCAAACAACGAGGCAAGcgaaagacaaaaacaaagctcgaaacaaaacaataaACAAAGGCGCAGCAGGACCACCGAGCTTGTCCGGAGCTTGCGCTATACGTACTTGTATCAGCTCATCGCATCTTGTCGCATTACATCGCATTACATCGCATCCGCATTCTAGGACCATAGCTTCACCCATATCCACCATCGCATTCCTCGACTGCCTAGCTCGCTGCGGGCTCCATGGCTCTGCGTGTCCCTTCGTTGTTGCTGTCCAACCTCGAAAGTCGCTTATGAAAATCGCTGATGGAGCCCGTGGTTTATGAAGAGACGCCTCTAGCCGACTACCTCAGAGGTATGTTGAAGCTTCCACATGGTCGCCCCTGAATCCTGCGCATGCTGACTGGTCGATGTGATTTGTGAAGATGGAGGTAACTTGTCGGAGGCGGAATGGGCTCCCATGGACGGCACTCCCGATCACCAGATGTCGATAGCATCCGATTCCTCGCCTCCTGCGAGCCCGACACCCTTTGCGCCGTCCGGCCGTCCCTTGGTCAAGGCTCGATTTCGCAATGCTCCCAGCAAGCTGGATCTtgccgagcagcagccacaggcCCAACAGCCCTTGACGCTGCAATCACTCAAGAAGAGCTGCTCTGTATGTTGAACACCTCCTCATGCGGAAGCTTCACCGCTCCTGCTCCACACACACCTCATGAGCTAACCTGGGTTGAACCATACCATGTAGGCCCTCTTGGCTGCGAGCCTCGATCGTGCAGACAACGCCCGGTTCCTCGAACAATTCAGATATACAATCATTGCCTCGCAGCTGCTCAACGGCCATTCCCTACTAGGAGGACACCGTCCACCGGCTCTGAGAACGCCGTCCTCGACCACAGACAGCAATGACCAATCTCTGCTCTCGACCGAAGGTATTATAGTGTCCGTCGTCGGAGCGCTAGCTCTCGCAGTTTTCCTAAGCTGGGCACTGAGTAGTGCGCCATGGCATGTGACGAAACGACGCCTAATATTGGTGCTTATTATTGCTGCAGCGGCGGTGTTGGTAGGACAAGTCTTTGTGCGACGACAATGGCTTCGCTACCGGAGAGAACAGTCCTTGTCTGAGATATCCACATTCATTTCGAACTCGCAAAATTTTGATAGCGCAACCGAAGCTACACTTTCCCTTGTCCAAGAAGTTGAGCTGGTCTCGCGTGGATACCGAATGTcagttttctctttcccctACTAGTCATAACCTCTCCGGTCATGGCTATATTTCAAATACATCACAAGCTGACAGCCCTACAGTAGTGTCCCCCTTCCACCGGTCAGTCGGCTCGAGGATCGTACCCAAAGCAGAAAATGTGTTCGGCTACGAAGGGCGCTCAAAAACTCGCTTGCAGAGGTTCTGCAGACGTACAACCAGGTGTCCGATGTTGTCAGGGGCTTCGCTGAGcagatggagctggagaaatACTACGACATGTACGACGTTAGCGACTTTGACATTTCGGACTCCCGTCTGGGTTTCAATGCGGCCGAGTTTGACGACCTGGAGTCGCTGAGAACGTTGAAAATTCTTGCTGCGCGATTTCATACCACCCGAAAGATGCTCCTCTGCGCCCTGTTGGCTCTAGATGCCAATGGGGAGG
This window contains:
- a CDS encoding mysoin-binding motif of peroxisomes domain-containing protein, whose product is MEPVVYEETPLADYLRDGGNLSEAEWAPMDGTPDHQMSIASDSSPPASPTPFAPSGRPLVKARFRNAPSKLDLAEQQPQAQQPLTLQSLKKSCSALLAASLDRADNARFLEQFRYTIIASQLLNGHSLLGGHRPPALRTPSSTTDSNDQSLLSTEGIIVSVVGALALAVFLSWALSSAPWHVTKRRLILVLIIAAAAVLVGQVFVRRQWLRYRREQSLSEISTFISNSQNFDSATEATLSLVQEVELVSRGYRISVPLPPVSRLEDRTQSRKCVRLRRALKNSLAEVLQTYNQVSDVVRGFAEQMELEKYYDMYDVSDFDISDSRLGFNAAEFDDLESLRTLKILAARFHTTRKMLLCALLALDANGEARDLLRWTAAVESLKSVNITTKSVFEKLQGILSEEESFPAPPTPQMPLTPGKERWRSQLRKLSSMSTGIRGLQAKLHLLREESDRALDDSNDISELGPNLMSQYDSIGVDLRMLMAAWEEGRAALAQGIDRNEKRLSSISTLLSPASSLSGLTTIGEGGAAEAFKALTGESPPASDINDAEEDQEIFEAVAKPRPRSLLTREERIAKVKEEREQRALARQQLEATKGMLRELETVISLRPQKRSSAPAGTRKVSM